The following DNA comes from Triticum aestivum cultivar Chinese Spring chromosome 3D, IWGSC CS RefSeq v2.1, whole genome shotgun sequence.
AATCCCTGAAGTTCATATCCTGTACTTATCGATCCCGGTCAATCCCGACCCCAAACCTGTTTACATTTGTTTGACACACTAGGAAAATAATGATCCTAGCCGGGATTACCCTCTAGTCTCCCTGACTGCTATGAGTCCACACGCCATATTCATCTACCCAATCTCTCCATCCTCTCTCCCGAGAAACCACGGCATCTCCTTCCTCAGGCATGGTGACGGGCTGCCATTGACTTGCACGCAGCGGTGTATCTGCCAATCGAGTTGTCGCCGTACCCTGCCGGCCGTGCCACTTCTTACACACCACTCGGTGTCGTGCTGGCCACACGGTGTGTGTGAATCGCCGATGATTTCCATCGATCACATCCAAGTGTTTATCTACATGTAAAAGGGTAAGTGGGTAACAACAGAAAGCGCAGCTAATTAGCATTACAGAGGCGTGTGCGGGAGCATGGAGGGCTAGTGCGCCGTGTTTGCATCGGTCGGCAGCGTGGCGAGCGTGAGACTCGGGTGTGGCTGTTAATGGGCAACACTCGAGTCGATGGTGCCGTTCCAACAGCCGCGACGCGCCTTGCAGCACGCAGGAACCCACTGCCACGCTGAGGCGCCGCCGCGCTCGCCTGTTGCAAGAGTTCTTGGCCGCTGCCATCTCCGTCGCGTGGCTCGTCCTCGGCCTCGGCTCCATGCATGCTCGCTATGTGTGCACGTCGATCCGCCAACCGCAGTGCCATGCCAGTACGGCTATCTCCGCTCCGCCTGTTGGTGCCGTCGAGGCGCTGCGCTGGTTTCAGGATGGAAAGAGACAACAGGGGATTGGGGGTAGAGGATAGATATAACAAGTGGGGCAGGGTGTAAGTGAGAGTAGACTTTGATCCGGGGCTGGATGTATCTTTTCCCGGTGCGCCAAACATGTTGAGGGTTGAAATTGACCGGGATTAGGTAGCACAGGGTACAAACTTCAGGGATTTAGAGGTGAGGGTTTATTTTCAACGAGCTCTACAACCTCAAGGTTTAAAACAGACTTCACTCTCCACACAGCCAGTCTTCTTCTACTAACTGTATGTATATAAACACATAGCCCATGGGCATCCTTGATCCTCCTCCTTCCTGGCCGACCAACCAACCAAGAATGGCGCCACCACGGAGGAATCCCACCCTCACCCTGCACACTTATTTCTACATCTGCCTTCTTCTCCTCCTGTCCACGGCAACCATATCCGCCGCAGTCACCGCTTCCTCCTACTACACCGCCTGCCCTTCCCTGTCGCCCGCTCAAGACCGCCACACCAAAGCCGACGACACCCTTTCGCTCGTCCGCTCCTTCCAGATCTCTACCGGCAAGTTCTCCCGCGGCGCCGATGGCCCCTTTTTCCCCGGCGATGACCCCTACAACGCCCGCTCCTTCTACTTCTTCCCACACGGCGCCTCCCGCACGGACGACCCGGCTCTCGTCCacctcgccgccaccttcacccTCAACGACCCCTTCCGTAATGACAGCGGCGCCGACTCCGTCTCCTTCTTCCTCGACGGTTACTACTCCTCAACCACACTGGAGCTCTGCATGGTTGGGACGGGCACAGAGCGCACCGAAGATGGCTCTCTCAAGCACTACCCCGACGTCGCCCTCCGCCTCCGCGTCCCCAGTCCTCCCACCCTCGCCGATCCCTTCGTGACTGGCAGCCTGGAGGGCGGCGCCGGCCTCGGAACCATCCGCCTCCTCGCGTATGCCGAGGGCGACCACTACGAGTACGGCTCCGAGCGAGCGGCCTGCAGCCCCAGCCCACCGAAGCAGCCGGCCAGCGGCTCGCTCAGGGTGCTCGGCGGCAACCACCCTTTGTCCGTGTGCGCACACCTGACACCACAGCTCATGACCTCGTACAGGCTGAGGCTGGAGCACGGCGGCACTCTGCTTCCCTGGATGCGCGTAAACCAGGTGCACTGCGCCGTGGACGGCGCCGGCGTGCACGTGCGCGCCTACGCGGTGCTCTCGAACGACACCACGCCGACCGAGACGCGCGAGTACTACCGCCGCCAACGACGCTTCTTGGTCCGCGAGGAGGCCGTCGTGGCCGACGGGCAGTGGGACACGGATCGCCGCATGCTCTGCCTCAGGGCGTGCCGGGTGGAGCTCCCGGTGCTGCCGTCTGCTCCGGCGGTGCCAGAGCATGGATGCGGGATCGGGATGAGCTTCTGGTTCCCGGCCGTGTGGACGATGCGGGAGCGGAGCGTCGTTGCCGGGATGCTCTGGAACTCGACCCAAGCCGGCGCTGGACTGATAACAGCGTCGAGCATGGACGGCCAAAGAAGCTCCACCAACCTCTCCGACGTGAAGTACAGCTACAACGACACGCTGCTCAACGACGCCATGAAGCATTACCTCAAGATCAGCAAGGAGAAGAAGATCACCGTGGGTTCGCACTTGTTCCCGGATTTTAACACAACTCACCGTGACTTTGAGTTCGGTTTCTACGGGCCGGTCATCGGGAGCGGACACGCGGACCCTGTCACAATCGGCTCGGCGATGGTCGCCGGCAATATGCTGGCCGCCGACGATGCCTTCTCCTGGCAGCCTGCGGTGGTTGACGACACAAAGCAGGATCTGCTGGTGAATGTCAGCTACGACATACGCTACTCTGCTCCACGTGACAACTGGGTGCGTGCTAGCAGTAATATGTCCTACTACTCAAACTACTCGATGAGGCCTCAGAGAAGACGCATCTCGGCGGAGGGCCTCTATGATCCGAAGAGGGGTCTCCTGTGCATGGTGGGCTGCCAAGAGCGCAACGGCTCGACGGACTGCCAGATTCTTGTGACGGTGCAGTTCGCCGCGGTTGATTCCATGGCGCACGAGCACGGAACAGGGGTGATCAGCAGCCTTAGGGACAAGACCGATGGCCTTTTCTTCGAGAAGATCCAGTTCACTTTGTATGGGATGTATGCGACAGAAGTGTCCGAAGCCATATTGAGGATGGACCTCGAGAGCATCATGTCGATGGCCTCCACGACGCTGTCGTGCGTCTTCATCGTCCTGCAGATCCTCCACACCAGGAGGAACCCGGAGGTGGCTCCGGCGACGTCGGTCACCATGCTCACCGTGCTCACCATGGGGCACCTTGCCCCTCTCGCGCTCAATACCGAGGCCCTGTTTGCAAGCCGGAGGAGCCGGTACTTTCCCTATGAGTACTCGACCAGCCGGTGGATCGAGATGAACGAGGTGGTGATGAGGGCGCCCACGCTGATCGCCTTCGTGCTGCAGCTGCGCCTTCTTCAACTCGTGTGGTCCGGCCGCCGAACGTCCACCCTGTCCGACAGGACCGTGCTGTGGATATGTGTGCCCTTGTATGTGCTTGGAGGAGTCCTGGCCGCGGTCGTCCACATGATCAATGCTCATGCCGCCACGAGCCGCAACCCGTCGGGCATCGTCATGGGTGGCGGGCCGGCGACGATCTGGGAGGACCTTGTGTCGTACGCGGGGCTGATACTGGATGGCTTCCTCCTTCCGCAGGTCATCCTGAACGCGTCGTTAGGAAAATCCAAAGTTCGGGCGATATCGCCGTGGTTCTACATAGGGAGCACCATGGTCCGTGTGGCGCCTCATGTGTACGATGTGGCCAGAGTCCATGTCTACAAGCCGAGCATGCACTCGTCCGACCTGTACGCGAGCCCCCATGGCGACTTCTTCGGTGTCGCGTGGGACGTGGTTATACCTTGCGGGGCGGCGCTGCTGGCCTTGTTGATGTTCTTGCAGCAGCGGCTCGGAGGCACCGCATCGCTTCCTTCGGAGAGGAGATCGGGTGGATATGAGATGGTCTCTAACATTTAGCTTAAAACGGGGGACTTCTCCTTCTGGGAATCAAAGGGTGCAGTTACGGTTCATGGAATAACATGTATTGTTTTCGGTTGAAAGCAAAGAAAATGTAGCTTATGTATTGTGGTAGGTATGTCCATTTGCTCTTCAATATGAGATGCTTTTTTCAAGAATACAAGGAATACATGCACAACCCTCATCGCTTGGCCATGTCGTGTGCTCGCTACTATCTCGGCTGATGGGTCACTGCATCCCTCAAGGCTAAGATATCCTAGACATACAAGAAATGTGCGGTATTTCAATGGAATGACTGGAATTTACACAAATATATGGTGCTAAGTCAATGTTAAAATTTCGTAACCAATGTAGAGACGAATGTTTGCTAGTAACGAATTCGGGAAAAACACCAAGCTTTGCCCCTCAGGGTTGGTGTTGGCTTCTTAGCACCGTGGGTCACCAACACCAACAAAACTAGAAAATATGTTTAAATTATATGTTTTGTTACTGCATCCATGGAAGCAAAGATACGCAAGATATATTAGAAATGTGCGGTATTTCAATAGGATGACAAGAATTTACGCAAATATTTGGAGATATGCAACACCAAGATTAAATTTCGTATGGAAGAGATGAATATTTGGTAGTAATGAGACAAATTGTCCGGTCCTTTCGTAGGGGAGACTTATGTGTGAGATATCCCATTACATGAGATCTATGACAtcgattttttttaaatacatgttcatGCATTCTCAAAAATTTTGTAGACACATAAATGTTTGATGTGCAACCTCAAAAAATAGCAGCTCCTAATTCAACCTACTACAATAATAGAAACAAAAACGATAAAATTGGATGTGAATAGTGTCAACCTCCTGCAAATGCCGTATAACCTCTCTGACCTATATATTTCTGGAGGATTTATCACATTTGCCCGTTTTGTGGCCCGAACAAATGTGGTATATTTGGCCCGATCCATAAATAATATCCGCGCGGCCTGCAAAACTCCCCGCAACCGATATATTTGCGGGTTGCAAGACGATTTAGGGTTCCCATCTCCCATCTCCTCCACCACCTCCCTTTCCAAACTCTGGCACGAAATTCGTAAATAATGAAAGAAATGAATATTTGGTAGTAATGAATTTACACAAATATATGGTGATACGTAATACCAATGATAAACTGTCGTAAACAATGAAAGAGACGAATGTTTGGTAGAAACGAATCTGCATTGGGAAAAACACCAAGCTTTGCCCCTGATAGTTGGAGTTAGCTTCTTATTACAATGGGTGGCTGACTCCAACAAAACTAGAAAAAAAATTCATTAAATTTGTAATAATCATTGCTCATTAGAGCTGCTCAGCATCATCATGTGAAAGGGTTAATGACTAGGATTTATCCCACCAAGGTTATTAATTTCAAGTATGCAGATGAATGTTTGTCTTTCGGGTCTGTCTAGGACGTATCTAgatttattgcacatctaagtgactcaatcaagcatcctcaagtaaaatcaatgacataggacttagatgtgcgaTGCTTATGACACATCTAGATGTCCTTTAGCAAAACCGTTGTATCTTTTACCCTCTTGGGTCAAAAGGTATGAGCAAGGGGATGGGAAGATCTGAAAACAAATAATTGACTGCAAATAGATAACTAAAAGCcccaaccactagtagaaaacaaggttttggttcgggcctggccagcccattagtcctggttcagtcacgaaccgggacccatggggggcatac
Coding sequences within:
- the LOC123075778 gene encoding uncharacterized protein; protein product: MAPPRRNPTLTLHTYFYICLLLLLSTATISAAVTASSYYTACPSLSPAQDRHTKADDTLSLVRSFQISTGKFSRGADGPFFPGDDPYNARSFYFFPHGASRTDDPALVHLAATFTLNDPFRNDSGADSVSFFLDGYYSSTTLELCMVGTGTERTEDGSLKHYPDVALRLRVPSPPTLADPFVTGSLEGGAGLGTIRLLAYAEGDHYEYGSERAACSPSPPKQPASGSLRVLGGNHPLSVCAHLTPQLMTSYRLRLEHGGTLLPWMRVNQVHCAVDGAGVHVRAYAVLSNDTTPTETREYYRRQRRFLVREEAVVADGQWDTDRRMLCLRACRVELPVLPSAPAVPEHGCGIGMSFWFPAVWTMRERSVVAGMLWNSTQAGAGLITASSMDGQRSSTNLSDVKYSYNDTLLNDAMKHYLKISKEKKITVGSHLFPDFNTTHRDFEFGFYGPVIGSGHADPVTIGSAMVAGNMLAADDAFSWQPAVVDDTKQDLLVNVSYDIRYSAPRDNWVRASSNMSYYSNYSMRPQRRRISAEGLYDPKRGLLCMVGCQERNGSTDCQILVTVQFAAVDSMAHEHGTGVISSLRDKTDGLFFEKIQFTLYGMYATEVSEAILRMDLESIMSMASTTLSCVFIVLQILHTRRNPEVAPATSVTMLTVLTMGHLAPLALNTEALFASRRSRYFPYEYSTSRWIEMNEVVMRAPTLIAFVLQLRLLQLVWSGRRTSTLSDRTVLWICVPLYVLGGVLAAVVHMINAHAATSRNPSGIVMGGGPATIWEDLVSYAGLILDGFLLPQVILNASLGKSKVRAISPWFYIGSTMVRVAPHVYDVARVHVYKPSMHSSDLYASPHGDFFGVAWDVVIPCGAALLALLMFLQQRLGGTASLPSERRSGGYEMVSNI